One region of Minwuia thermotolerans genomic DNA includes:
- the gatC gene encoding Asp-tRNA(Asn)/Glu-tRNA(Gln) amidotransferase subunit GatC, whose protein sequence is MSLDRETVRRVAKLARIRVDEDRLDDLGRELNQIIDWVEQLGEVDTTDVPPMTSVEKHKLRWRADEVTDGGYPEKVTGNAPASDMNFFAVPKVVE, encoded by the coding sequence ATGTCGCTGGACAGGGAAACGGTGCGCCGCGTGGCGAAGCTCGCGCGGATCAGGGTCGACGAGGACCGGCTGGACGATCTCGGCCGGGAGCTGAACCAGATCATCGACTGGGTGGAGCAGCTGGGTGAGGTCGACACCACCGACGTGCCGCCAATGACCTCGGTGGAGAAGCACAAGCTGCGCTGGCGCGCCGACGAGGTCACCGACGGCGGCTATCCGGAAAAGGTCACCGGCAATGCGCCGGCGTCCGACATGAACTTCTTCGCCGTGCCCAAGGTGGTCGAGTAG
- the gatA gene encoding Asp-tRNA(Asn)/Glu-tRNA(Gln) amidotransferase subunit GatA, which produces MTDLTDLTLAEARDGLTKGDFTSLEITEAYIKAIGTARPLNAFISETPEKAVEMAKASDARRRKGETGALEGVPLGIKDLFCTEGVLTTAASHILDGFHPPYESTVTRNLWDAGAVMLGKLNLDEFAMGSSNENSYYGPAVNPWAPEGDNRRYVPGGSSGGSAAAVSSHIVVAATGTDTGGSIRQPAAFTGIVGVKPTYGRCSRFGIVAFASSLDQAGPMARTVRDAAIMLKSMAGFDPKDSTSVDAAVPDFEAALDQDVRGLKIGIPAEYRVDGMPEEIGQLWARGEEMLRDAGAEIVPISLPHTKYALPTYYIVAPAEASSNLARYDGMRYGLRVPGEDLLDTYERTRAEGFGNEVQRRVMIGTYVLSAGYYDAYYRKAQQVRTLILRDFEQAFGKVDAILTPTTPTPSFAEGEKTGDPISMYLNDVFTVPASMAGLPGASVPVGLSKDGMPLGLQILSPAFDEMTLFRVAGALEQRAGYDARPSKWWVK; this is translated from the coding sequence ATGACGGACCTGACCGACCTGACCCTCGCCGAGGCCCGGGACGGGCTGACGAAGGGCGATTTCACCTCCCTTGAGATCACCGAGGCCTACATCAAGGCCATCGGTACGGCCCGGCCGCTGAACGCCTTCATCTCCGAGACGCCGGAGAAGGCGGTGGAGATGGCGAAGGCTTCCGACGCCCGCCGCCGGAAGGGCGAGACCGGCGCCCTGGAGGGCGTGCCGCTCGGCATCAAGGATCTGTTCTGCACCGAGGGCGTGCTGACCACCGCGGCCAGCCACATCCTGGACGGCTTTCATCCGCCCTATGAATCGACCGTGACCCGGAACCTCTGGGACGCCGGCGCGGTGATGCTGGGCAAGCTCAACCTGGACGAGTTCGCCATGGGCTCGTCCAACGAGAACTCCTACTACGGCCCGGCAGTGAACCCCTGGGCGCCCGAGGGCGACAACCGCAGATACGTCCCCGGCGGTTCGTCGGGCGGCTCGGCGGCGGCCGTGTCCTCCCACATCGTCGTGGCGGCGACGGGCACCGACACCGGCGGCTCGATCCGCCAGCCTGCGGCCTTCACCGGCATTGTCGGCGTGAAGCCGACCTATGGGCGCTGCTCCCGCTTCGGCATCGTCGCCTTCGCCTCCTCGCTGGACCAGGCGGGGCCGATGGCGCGCACGGTGCGCGACGCGGCGATCATGCTGAAATCCATGGCCGGCTTCGATCCGAAGGATTCGACCTCGGTCGACGCTGCGGTGCCGGACTTCGAGGCCGCGCTGGATCAGGACGTCCGCGGGCTGAAGATCGGCATTCCCGCCGAATACCGCGTCGACGGCATGCCCGAGGAGATCGGGCAGCTCTGGGCCCGCGGCGAGGAGATGCTGCGCGACGCGGGCGCGGAGATCGTCCCCATCAGCCTGCCGCACACGAAATACGCCCTGCCGACCTACTACATCGTCGCGCCGGCGGAAGCGTCGTCGAACCTGGCCCGCTATGACGGCATGCGCTACGGCCTGCGCGTGCCCGGCGAGGACCTGCTGGACACCTATGAGCGCACCCGCGCCGAAGGCTTCGGCAACGAGGTGCAGCGGCGCGTGATGATCGGCACCTATGTGCTCTCCGCCGGCTATTACGACGCCTATTACCGCAAGGCCCAGCAGGTCCGCACCCTGATCCTGCGCGACTTCGAACAGGCCTTCGGGAAGGTCGACGCGATCCTGACGCCGACCACGCCGACGCCTTCCTTCGCCGAAGGAGAGAAGACGGGCGACCCGATCTCGATGTATCTCAACGACGTCTTCACGGTGCCGGCCTCCATGGCCGGACTGCCGGGCGCGTCGGTGCCGGTGGGTCTGTCGAAGGACGGCATGCCGCTGGGGCTGCAGATCCTCAGTCCCGCCTTCGACGAGATGACGCTGTTCCGCGTCGCGGGCGCACTGGAGCAGCGCGCGGGCTACGACGCCCGGCCTTCGAAATGGTGGGTGAAATGA
- the gatB gene encoding Asp-tRNA(Asn)/Glu-tRNA(Gln) amidotransferase subunit GatB: MSTIQGATGEWEIVIGLEIHAQVTSNAKLFSGASTAFGAEPNSQVSFVDAGLPGMLPVINAHCVEQAVRTGMGLNAEINNYSVFDRKNYFYPDLPQGYQISQYKQPVVGRGMITIELADGETKDIGIERLHLEQDAGKSVHDQHPSMSYVDLNRSGVALMEIVSDPDMRSAEEASAYVEKVRQIVQYLGTCNGIMAEGSLRADVNVSVRRPGEGYGTRCEIKNVNSMRFIRQAIEHEARRQVDILEDGGSIDQETRLFDPNKGETRSMRSKEEAHDYRYFPDPDLLPLELEPEWVEKVRAGLPELPDAKKARFKEQYGLSEYDARTLTSNRTRADYFETVASGRDAKMASNWVTTDLFGFLNRTGQDIDESPVKAEQLGQLIDRIADETISGRIAKEVFEAMCETGRDPDAIIEEKGLKQVTDTGAIEGLVDQVIAENPDKVAEVKDGKEKLLGWFTGQVMKASQGKANPQAVNEILRQKILG; encoded by the coding sequence ATGAGCACGATCCAGGGCGCCACGGGCGAGTGGGAAATCGTCATCGGGCTTGAGATCCACGCCCAGGTGACCTCGAACGCCAAGCTGTTCTCCGGCGCCTCGACCGCCTTCGGCGCCGAACCCAACAGCCAGGTAAGCTTCGTCGATGCCGGCCTGCCGGGCATGCTGCCGGTGATCAACGCACACTGCGTCGAGCAGGCGGTCAGGACCGGCATGGGCCTGAACGCGGAGATCAACAACTACTCGGTCTTCGACCGCAAGAACTACTTCTATCCAGACCTGCCTCAGGGCTACCAGATCAGCCAGTACAAGCAGCCCGTGGTCGGCCGCGGCATGATCACCATCGAGCTCGCCGACGGCGAGACCAAGGACATCGGCATCGAGCGCCTGCACCTGGAGCAGGACGCCGGCAAGTCCGTGCACGACCAGCACCCGTCCATGTCCTATGTGGACCTCAACCGCTCGGGCGTGGCGCTGATGGAGATCGTCTCCGACCCGGACATGCGTTCAGCCGAGGAAGCCTCGGCCTATGTCGAGAAGGTCCGCCAGATCGTGCAGTATCTCGGCACCTGCAACGGCATCATGGCGGAAGGCTCGCTGCGCGCCGACGTGAATGTCTCCGTGCGCCGCCCCGGCGAGGGCTATGGCACGCGCTGCGAGATCAAGAACGTCAACTCCATGCGCTTCATCCGCCAGGCCATCGAACACGAGGCGCGCCGCCAGGTCGACATCCTGGAAGACGGCGGCTCGATCGACCAGGAAACCCGGCTGTTCGACCCCAACAAGGGCGAGACGCGGTCCATGCGTTCCAAGGAGGAGGCGCACGACTACCGCTACTTCCCCGATCCGGACCTGCTCCCGCTGGAACTGGAGCCGGAATGGGTGGAGAAGGTCCGCGCCGGCCTGCCGGAACTGCCGGACGCCAAGAAGGCGCGCTTCAAGGAGCAGTACGGCCTGTCGGAGTACGACGCCCGGACGCTGACGTCGAACCGCACCCGCGCCGACTATTTCGAAACGGTGGCCAGCGGACGCGATGCCAAGATGGCCTCCAACTGGGTGACCACGGACCTGTTCGGCTTTCTGAACAGGACCGGTCAGGACATCGACGAGAGCCCGGTGAAGGCCGAACAGCTCGGCCAGCTGATCGACCGCATCGCCGACGAGACCATTTCGGGCCGCATCGCCAAGGAGGTCTTCGAGGCCATGTGCGAGACCGGCCGGGACCCGGATGCGATCATCGAGGAGAAGGGCTTGAAGCAGGTCACAGACACCGGCGCCATCGAGGGGCTGGTCGACCAGGTGATCGCCGAGAACCCGGACAAGGTGGCCGAAGTGAAGGATGGCAAGGAGAAGCTGCTCGGCTGGTTCACCGGTCAGGTCATGAAGGCCAGCCAGGGCAAGGCCAACCCGCAGGCGGTCAACGAGATCCTGCGCCAGAAGATCCTCGGCTGA
- a CDS encoding TetR family transcriptional regulator yields MARAAAEGEGRDGAAMILNAALEVFVRDGFHGTSIRTIAKEAGVSIALIYYHFPSKEEILRTLMLKVTNDLRDELVAARAAAGPNPVDQMAALVRAHVRLHTARQAESFVGNTELRSLGPDALAEAMAARDAVSALYKEVIAAGLADGSFRCEAPAEANLAILTMCTSVAGWYRQGGPRSPDDLAGIYVGFALAILGAGEG; encoded by the coding sequence ATGGCCCGCGCGGCGGCGGAGGGCGAGGGCCGGGACGGCGCCGCCATGATTCTGAACGCCGCGCTGGAGGTCTTCGTCCGCGACGGCTTCCACGGCACCTCGATCCGCACCATTGCGAAGGAGGCCGGGGTCTCCATCGCGCTGATCTACTATCACTTCCCGTCCAAGGAAGAGATCCTGCGCACGCTGATGCTGAAGGTCACCAACGACCTGCGTGACGAGCTCGTGGCGGCGCGGGCGGCAGCCGGGCCGAACCCCGTCGACCAGATGGCGGCGCTGGTCCGCGCCCATGTCCGCCTGCACACGGCCCGCCAGGCGGAAAGCTTCGTGGGCAATACCGAGCTGCGCAGCCTCGGCCCCGACGCCCTGGCCGAGGCCATGGCCGCGCGCGACGCGGTCTCGGCGCTCTACAAGGAGGTGATCGCCGCCGGACTCGCCGACGGCAGCTTCCGCTGCGAGGCGCCGGCCGAGGCGAATCTGGCGATCCTGACCATGTGCACCTCGGTGGCCGGCTGGTACAGGCAGGGCGGTCCGCGCAGCCCCGACGATCTGGCCGGAATCTATGTCGGTTTCGCGCTGGCGATCCTGGGGGCCGGCGAAGGCTGA
- a CDS encoding N-acyl-D-amino-acid deacylase family protein, which yields MARFERVIKNGMVVDGTRAPRYRADIGINNGVIAEIGHIDAKDAAEVIDATGLIVAPGFVDLHTHYDAQVFWDPYCTLSGWHGITSAVIGNCGFGFAPVKPEMRERAMMSMTRVEAIPMESMKEGMPWDWVTFPEFLDSVERTPKAMNLLPYVPIGPLLIWVMGFERAKAGEMPTDEEHAEIVRLFNESLDAGGCGWSAQRMIPDGPASVQRDFDGTPMPTDVMHDETCRVLARVLRDRNEGFMQMLLVSGDNKRDHAFYEEMAEISGRPMIMNVVQAFDHRPEIHRRVLEWLKSCRERGIRVVGQGLTTDAGFTFTFENWNLFDDSEAWREATTGTLEERKQKLADPARRQAMKDQMPQTATGPLVDIVIVGPQLEKNKQWEDHTLALAGEKMGKHPVDVMLDMAVEEDLETEFFAAPPNGKLEYLKEIVDDPYVLFGVSDGGAHTKFLTAGRYPTETICKIVRDNGMITLEEAHWRLAALPAQLAGFTGRGTLTLGAPADIIAYDYENLKVLPDEIVHDLPGGEWRRIQRASGYRYVLVNGEVTIKDDQQTETYSGRLLRHGGGEQQMAVAAE from the coding sequence ATGGCCCGCTTTGAACGCGTAATCAAGAACGGGATGGTCGTGGACGGCACGCGCGCGCCGCGCTACCGCGCCGACATCGGCATCAACAACGGCGTCATCGCCGAGATCGGCCATATTGACGCGAAGGACGCGGCGGAAGTCATCGACGCGACCGGCCTGATCGTCGCGCCGGGCTTCGTCGATCTGCACACCCATTACGACGCCCAGGTCTTCTGGGATCCGTACTGCACGCTGTCGGGCTGGCACGGCATCACCTCGGCGGTGATCGGCAATTGCGGCTTCGGCTTCGCGCCGGTGAAGCCGGAGATGCGCGAGCGCGCCATGATGTCCATGACTCGCGTCGAGGCCATTCCGATGGAATCGATGAAGGAAGGCATGCCCTGGGACTGGGTGACCTTCCCCGAGTTTCTCGATTCCGTCGAGCGCACGCCCAAGGCGATGAACCTGCTGCCCTATGTGCCGATCGGCCCGCTGCTGATCTGGGTGATGGGTTTCGAGCGCGCCAAGGCCGGCGAGATGCCGACCGACGAGGAGCATGCCGAGATCGTGCGCCTGTTCAACGAGAGCCTGGACGCCGGCGGCTGCGGCTGGTCGGCCCAGCGCATGATCCCCGATGGCCCGGCCTCGGTGCAGCGCGACTTCGACGGCACGCCGATGCCGACCGACGTCATGCATGACGAGACCTGCCGTGTGCTGGCGCGCGTGCTGCGCGACCGCAACGAGGGCTTCATGCAGATGCTGCTGGTTTCCGGCGACAACAAGCGCGACCACGCGTTCTACGAGGAGATGGCCGAGATTTCCGGCCGGCCGATGATCATGAACGTGGTCCAGGCCTTCGACCATCGCCCCGAAATCCATCGCCGCGTCCTCGAATGGCTGAAGTCCTGCCGGGAGCGGGGCATCCGCGTCGTCGGCCAGGGCCTGACCACCGATGCCGGCTTCACTTTCACCTTCGAGAACTGGAACCTGTTCGACGATTCGGAAGCCTGGCGCGAGGCGACCACCGGCACGCTGGAGGAACGCAAGCAGAAGCTCGCCGATCCGGCCCGCCGCCAGGCGATGAAGGACCAGATGCCGCAGACAGCGACCGGCCCGCTGGTCGACATCGTCATCGTCGGCCCGCAGCTGGAGAAGAACAAGCAGTGGGAGGACCATACCCTGGCGCTCGCCGGCGAGAAGATGGGCAAGCACCCGGTCGACGTCATGCTCGACATGGCCGTGGAGGAGGACCTGGAGACCGAATTCTTCGCCGCCCCGCCGAATGGCAAGCTGGAGTACCTCAAGGAGATCGTGGACGACCCCTATGTCCTGTTCGGCGTCTCCGACGGCGGTGCGCATACCAAGTTCCTGACCGCCGGCCGTTATCCGACCGAGACCATCTGCAAGATCGTGCGCGACAACGGCATGATCACCCTGGAGGAGGCGCACTGGCGGCTCGCGGCCCTGCCGGCACAGCTTGCCGGATTCACCGGGCGCGGCACGCTGACCCTCGGCGCGCCGGCCGACATCATTGCCTACGACTACGAGAACCTGAAGGTGCTGCCCGACGAGATCGTCCACGACCTGCCGGGCGGGGAGTGGCGCCGTATCCAGCGGGCCAGCGGCTACCGCTACGTCCTCGTCAACGGCGAGGTCACCATCAAGGACGACCAGCAGACCGAGACCTATTCGGGCCGGCTGCTCCGTCATGGCGGCGGCGAACAGCAGATGGCGGTGGCTGCCGAGTAA
- a CDS encoding flavin-containing monooxygenase — MTEAASVQDPERFDAIVVGAGISGMYMLYRLRELGLKVRVLEAGTDVGGTWYWNRYPGARFDSESWSYGYAFSQEILDEWQWSEHFSSQPENLRYCRFVADRLDLKRDIRFETSVTSAHYDEDANEWAIAAEDGYAARARLFIAAIGPLSVPVWPAIDGIGDFEREAYHTARWPHEPVSFAGKRVAVIGTGATGVQLIQEVAKTAGHLTVLQRRPNWCAPLHNSPITPEEQADIRARHEEIFDHCRNTHGGFIHDADPRRLLETPEAERLAFLEKKYAEPGFGIWMGNFRDTFTNEEANRILSDFIAGKIRERVADPATAEKLIPKDHGFGQRRVPMETRYYEVYNQDNVELVDILADPIRRVTKTGIELESGHRDFDMIVYATGFDAVLGGFNRIDIRGLGGQRLRDKWAEGPTTYLGLQVAGFPNMLTLVGPQNAAGFGNIPRGIEQNVEWVARLVRHMRDNGLEYVAATPEAETEWQEEVTRSSDKMLLSKADSWFTGINRNIDGRSRRVYLLYTAGMPAYRERCDAVAAKGYEGMELR; from the coding sequence ATGACCGAGGCTGCAAGCGTGCAGGATCCGGAGCGTTTCGACGCCATCGTCGTCGGCGCCGGCATTTCCGGCATGTACATGCTCTACCGGCTGCGGGAGCTGGGGCTGAAGGTCCGGGTGCTGGAGGCCGGCACGGATGTCGGCGGCACCTGGTACTGGAACCGCTATCCGGGCGCGCGCTTCGATTCCGAAAGCTGGTCCTACGGCTATGCGTTCAGCCAGGAGATCCTGGACGAGTGGCAATGGTCGGAGCACTTCTCCAGCCAGCCGGAGAATCTCCGCTATTGCCGCTTCGTCGCCGACAGGCTGGACCTGAAACGGGATATCCGTTTCGAAACCAGCGTCACCTCGGCCCATTACGACGAAGACGCCAACGAGTGGGCGATCGCCGCGGAAGACGGCTACGCGGCCCGCGCGCGGCTGTTCATCGCCGCCATCGGGCCGCTCTCCGTGCCGGTCTGGCCGGCCATCGACGGCATCGGCGATTTCGAGCGCGAGGCGTACCACACCGCCCGCTGGCCGCACGAGCCGGTGAGTTTCGCGGGCAAGCGGGTGGCCGTGATCGGCACCGGCGCGACGGGCGTGCAGCTGATCCAGGAAGTGGCGAAGACCGCCGGCCATCTGACGGTGCTGCAGCGCCGGCCGAACTGGTGCGCCCCGCTGCACAACAGCCCGATCACGCCCGAGGAGCAGGCCGATATCCGCGCCCGGCACGAGGAGATCTTCGATCACTGCCGCAACACCCATGGCGGCTTCATCCACGATGCCGATCCGCGCCGCCTGCTCGAGACGCCGGAGGCCGAGCGGCTCGCCTTCCTGGAGAAGAAGTACGCCGAGCCCGGATTCGGCATCTGGATGGGCAATTTCCGCGACACCTTCACCAACGAGGAAGCCAACCGGATCCTGTCGGACTTCATCGCCGGCAAGATCCGCGAACGGGTGGCGGACCCGGCGACGGCGGAGAAGCTGATTCCGAAGGACCACGGCTTCGGTCAGCGCCGGGTGCCGATGGAGACCCGCTACTACGAGGTCTACAACCAGGACAATGTCGAGCTGGTCGACATCCTGGCCGACCCGATCCGGCGCGTGACGAAGACCGGCATCGAACTGGAATCCGGCCACCGCGACTTCGACATGATCGTCTACGCGACCGGTTTCGACGCCGTCCTCGGCGGTTTCAACAGGATCGATATCCGGGGGCTTGGCGGCCAGCGGCTCCGCGACAAGTGGGCCGAGGGGCCGACCACCTATCTGGGGCTGCAGGTCGCCGGCTTTCCCAACATGCTGACGCTGGTCGGGCCGCAGAACGCCGCCGGTTTCGGCAACATTCCCCGCGGCATCGAACAGAACGTCGAGTGGGTCGCGCGCCTGGTCCGCCACATGCGCGACAACGGCCTGGAATACGTCGCCGCAACGCCTGAGGCCGAGACCGAGTGGCAGGAGGAGGTCACCCGCTCGTCGGACAAGATGCTCCTGTCCAAGGCGGACAGCTGGTTCACCGGCATCAACCGCAATATCGACGGCCGTTCCCGCCGGGTCTATCTGCTCTACACGGCGGGCATGCCGGCCTATCGCGAGCGCTGCGACGCGGTCGCCGCGAAGGGCTATGAGGGCATGGAACTGCGCTGA
- a CDS encoding DUF2282 domain-containing protein, producing MKTTLKSLTVATALAGAVGMAAALTAAPALAADGVKCFGVAKAGENDCAAGNHSCKGHSTADYSGQDWKMVEDAGKCMEMGGKQAAFEGMNEKAKMMKDG from the coding sequence ATGAAGACCACCCTGAAATCCCTCACCGTCGCCACCGCTCTCGCCGGCGCTGTCGGCATGGCCGCCGCGTTGACGGCCGCCCCGGCCCTGGCCGCCGACGGCGTCAAGTGCTTCGGCGTCGCCAAGGCCGGCGAGAACGACTGCGCAGCCGGCAATCACAGCTGCAAGGGTCACTCCACGGCCGATTACAGCGGCCAGGACTGGAAGATGGTCGAAGACGCCGGGAAGTGCATGGAGATGGGCGGCAAGCAGGCCGCCTTCGAGGGCATGAACGAGAAGGCGAAGATGATGAAGGACGGCTGA
- a CDS encoding YHS domain-containing (seleno)protein → MMRGAAMLAAAVILTLSGGVQAGEQYVDGSGFALSGYDPVAYRGLAQAPFGEHQPPAVPGRAGFTAEYNGASWAFSTAANRDAFLADPAKYAPAYDGHCAFGVAKGGKAPGNPHLWRILDGKLYLNVTRAVVGFWEADIGGNLTAAERNWSGIEGLPANDGAVPELDGAQAPVTE, encoded by the coding sequence ATGATGCGAGGCGCTGCGATGCTTGCGGCTGCGGTCATCCTGACCCTTTCGGGCGGCGTCCAGGCGGGCGAGCAGTACGTCGACGGCAGCGGCTTCGCGCTCAGCGGCTACGATCCCGTCGCCTATCGCGGTCTGGCGCAGGCGCCTTTCGGCGAACATCAACCGCCGGCCGTGCCCGGACGGGCCGGCTTCACCGCCGAGTACAACGGCGCCAGCTGGGCCTTCTCGACCGCCGCGAACCGGGACGCCTTCCTGGCGGATCCGGCAAAATACGCGCCCGCCTATGACGGCCACTGCGCCTTCGGCGTGGCCAAGGGCGGCAAGGCCCCGGGAAACCCGCATCTGTGGCGCATCCTCGACGGCAAGCTCTATCTCAACGTCACCCGCGCGGTGGTCGGCTTCTGGGAAGCCGACATCGGTGGCAACCTGACCGCCGCCGAACGCAACTGGTCCGGTATCGAGGGTCTTCCGGCCAATGACGGCGCGGTGCCGGAACTGGACGGCGCACAGGCGCCCGTCACCGAGTGA
- a CDS encoding DUF2282 domain-containing protein has product MNATFKSLSVVAALAGAVGMAATLGPVEAVAADKVKCYGIAKAGQNDCANKAGTHSCAGQSTVDYSGGEWKLATKAECEEKGGQEQAFDGVNEKMKG; this is encoded by the coding sequence ATGAACGCCACCTTCAAGTCCCTTTCCGTCGTCGCCGCCCTCGCCGGTGCGGTCGGCATGGCCGCCACCCTCGGCCCGGTCGAGGCGGTCGCTGCCGACAAGGTCAAGTGCTACGGCATCGCCAAGGCCGGGCAGAACGACTGCGCCAACAAGGCCGGCACCCATTCCTGCGCCGGTCAGTCCACCGTCGATTACTCCGGCGGCGAGTGGAAGCTGGCCACCAAGGCCGAGTGCGAGGAGAAGGGCGGCCAGGAGCAGGCCTTCGACGGCGTCAACGAGAAGATGAAGGGCTGA
- a CDS encoding DUF692 domain-containing protein translates to MNPPASSLPPTAGFGLRHPHVLQVIDRPPAVDWVEVHTENYMYPGGPRLRQLEAVRERFDLSLHGVGLSLGSVDEPDRDHLKRIRALADRFRPAAISDHIAWVRAPKAAGGASLNDLLPLPCTEEALETLARNIAIFQDALGRRVMVENPSMYLEFAGAEMDHAEFVAETVRRAGCGLLLDVNNIHVSARNLGFDASDYLDRMPFEAVGEIHLAGHAERETPGGTLLIDDHGSRVRDEVWALYERALDRLGAVPTLIEWDTCIPDLRVILAETAKAQRRMDALAGPRRATA, encoded by the coding sequence ATGAACCCGCCTGCCTCCAGCCTGCCGCCGACCGCCGGGTTCGGCCTGCGCCATCCCCATGTGCTGCAGGTCATCGACCGGCCGCCCGCCGTCGACTGGGTCGAGGTTCACACCGAAAACTACATGTATCCGGGCGGCCCGCGCCTGCGCCAGCTCGAGGCCGTGCGCGAACGCTTCGACCTCAGCCTGCACGGGGTCGGCCTTTCGCTTGGTTCGGTCGACGAGCCGGACCGGGATCATCTGAAACGCATCCGCGCGCTGGCCGACCGGTTCCGTCCCGCCGCCATCTCCGATCATATTGCCTGGGTGCGGGCGCCGAAGGCCGCGGGCGGGGCCAGCCTGAACGATCTGCTGCCGCTGCCCTGCACCGAGGAGGCGCTGGAGACCCTGGCGCGCAATATCGCCATCTTCCAGGACGCGCTTGGCCGCCGGGTGATGGTGGAGAATCCGTCCATGTATCTGGAGTTCGCCGGCGCCGAGATGGACCATGCCGAATTCGTGGCCGAGACCGTGCGCCGCGCCGGCTGCGGCCTGCTGCTCGACGTCAACAACATCCATGTCAGCGCGCGGAACCTGGGCTTCGACGCCAGTGACTACCTCGACCGCATGCCGTTCGAGGCGGTGGGCGAGATCCACCTTGCCGGCCATGCCGAGCGCGAAACGCCGGGCGGCACGCTGCTGATCGACGATCACGGCAGCCGCGTCCGCGACGAGGTGTGGGCGCTCTACGAGCGGGCCCTGGACCGGCTCGGAGCGGTGCCGACACTGATCGAATGGGACACCTGCATTCCCGATCTCCGGGTCATCCTGGCGGAGACGGCGAAAGCCCAGCGGCGCATGGACGCGCTGGCGGGTCCGCGCCGGGCGACGGCGTGA
- a CDS encoding DNA-binding domain-containing protein has translation MSGLAELQRRFAESVAGKPDPILDALVDDGRQADRFDVYRNNTFASLREVLANTFPAIVAIIGEDLFGRLSAAFVRHAPPRANHLLDYGAELPGFIALSEPLQRWPFLADVARLEWAVNAAYGAPEATPVDPSGLSGLAPVDLMALCLALHPSAALIASDWPVHAIRMNPQSAADPAAIQPRPEAALVARPETEVICLPLHPAEQAFLAALAEGRTLGEAAERCQQADPGFDLQGALARHLAGGLFVRAGHDEEGEPK, from the coding sequence GTGAGCGGCCTCGCCGAGCTGCAGCGGCGTTTCGCCGAAAGCGTCGCCGGCAAGCCGGATCCGATACTGGACGCGCTCGTTGATGACGGCCGGCAGGCTGACCGCTTCGACGTCTACCGCAACAACACCTTCGCCTCGCTCCGCGAGGTTCTGGCCAATACCTTCCCCGCCATTGTGGCCATCATTGGCGAGGACCTGTTCGGCCGGCTGTCGGCCGCGTTCGTGCGGCACGCGCCGCCCCGGGCGAACCATCTGCTGGACTACGGCGCGGAGTTGCCGGGGTTCATCGCCCTATCGGAGCCCTTGCAGCGATGGCCGTTCCTCGCTGATGTGGCCCGCCTCGAATGGGCGGTGAATGCGGCCTATGGCGCGCCCGAGGCGACGCCGGTCGACCCTTCCGGGCTTTCCGGGCTCGCGCCGGTAGATCTGATGGCGCTGTGTCTTGCGCTGCATCCCTCGGCGGCGCTGATCGCCTCGGACTGGCCGGTGCATGCGATCCGGATGAACCCGCAATCGGCCGCCGACCCGGCGGCGATTCAGCCCCGGCCGGAGGCAGCGCTGGTCGCGCGGCCGGAGACGGAAGTAATCTGCCTGCCATTGCATCCGGCCGAGCAGGCCTTTCTGGCCGCGCTGGCCGAGGGCCGCACGCTGGGCGAGGCCGCCGAGCGCTGTCAGCAGGCCGATCCGGGCTTCGATCTGCAGGGCGCGCTGGCGCGACATCTGGCCGGCGGACTCTTCGTCCGCGCAGGTCATGACGAAGAAGGAGAACCGAAATGA
- a CDS encoding DoxX family protein, protein MTTMDTPRSGQGLGGLYAGVFGPVERVGGPLVDLAFRLIMARIFFQSGWLKLNDFENTVFLFQYEYAVPVLPPEIAAYFATFFELAMPVLLVLGFMTRLAALPLLGMALVIQFVLGASNPAYFQWEHYFWMLSLVYIFVRGAGPISLDHLIWRKSGTV, encoded by the coding sequence ATGACGACGATGGACACGCCTCGGAGCGGTCAAGGCCTGGGCGGCCTCTATGCGGGCGTCTTCGGCCCGGTCGAGCGGGTGGGCGGCCCGCTGGTCGATCTCGCCTTCCGTCTCATCATGGCGCGCATCTTCTTCCAGTCGGGCTGGCTCAAGCTCAACGACTTCGAGAATACGGTCTTCCTGTTCCAGTACGAATACGCCGTGCCGGTGCTGCCGCCGGAGATCGCGGCGTATTTCGCCACCTTCTTCGAACTGGCGATGCCGGTTCTGCTGGTGCTGGGCTTCATGACCCGCCTCGCGGCCTTGCCATTGCTCGGCATGGCGCTGGTCATCCAGTTCGTGCTCGGCGCATCGAACCCGGCCTATTTCCAGTGGGAGCACTATTTCTGGATGCTGAGCCTCGTCTACATCTTCGTGCGCGGCGCGGGGCCGATCTCCCTCGATCACCTGATCTGGCGGAAGTCGGGTACCGTCTGA